Proteins encoded by one window of Lathyrus oleraceus cultivar Zhongwan6 chromosome 1, CAAS_Psat_ZW6_1.0, whole genome shotgun sequence:
- the LOC127087115 gene encoding secreted RxLR effector protein 161-like — protein MSNYNAAATPLETGAKLKKETYDKFLSVTLYKQIIGSLRYLCNARPNICQSVELLNRIMEKPQECHFTAVKRVMRYIKGMIDHDVLMPRWKKTNTYAEVYGYTDSDFSGDQDEKKSTANYIFMIESASISWSSRKQRIMALPSCEVEYMDVSYATCQVAWIEMLLEDLKIMEPRKMKLFINNKSVIDLTNHLACHGQCKHI, from the coding sequence ATGAGCAACTATAACGCAGCTGCTACACCATTAGAAACTGGAGCAAAGTTGAAGAAGGAAACATATGATAAATTTCTAAGTGTGACACTGTACAAACAAATCATTGGATCCTTGAGGTATCTTTGCAATGCAAGGCCAAACATTTGTCAAAGTGTCGAATTATTGAATAGAATTATGGAGAAACCTCAAGAATGTCATTTCACTGCAGTCAAAAGAGTGATGAGATATATCAAAGGTATGATCGATCATGATGTGCTAATGCCAAGATGGAAGAAGACCAATACATATGCAGAAGTATATGGCTACACTGATTCAGATTTCAGTGGAGATCAAGACGAGAAGAAGAGTACTGCAAACTACATATTCATGATTGAAAGCGCTTCAATCTCATGGAGCTCAAGGAAACAAAGAATTATGGCTTTGCCATCATGTGAAGTCGAGTATATGGATGTATCATATGCAACATGTCAAGTAGCATGGATAGAGATGTTGCTCGAAGATCTCAAGATAATGGAACCTAGGAAAATGAAGTTATTTATCAACAACAAGTCAGTTATCGACCTGACGAATCATCTAGCGTGTCATGGTCAATGTAAACACATATAA